In one Capricornis sumatraensis isolate serow.1 chromosome 1, serow.2, whole genome shotgun sequence genomic region, the following are encoded:
- the CIZ1 gene encoding cip1-interacting zinc finger protein isoform X1 — protein sequence MFNQQQQFQQLQQQQLQQQQLLQLQQLLQQSPPQAPLPMTVSRGLPQQQPQQQLLTLQGTSPTSLLNGSVLQRALLLQQLQGLDQFAMPPATYDSASFTMPTATLGNLRGYSVATPNLTPPSLTPPQLATPNLQQFFPQATRQSLLGPPPVGVPINPSQLNLSGRTPQKQARTSSSTTPNRKDSSSQTMPVEDKSDPPEGSEEAAEIRTGTPEVSHLPSIPDQEPPQCPDDITKEKHTPALEPESCEASEPPAKKSKSSEEPTEKGPPGQLQAEVQLQTRMMAPKQTQTPELLPEPLEAQVQPQFQPRVLQITAEVQPQTQPQTRPVNAQVQPKLQKQAQTQTSPEHLAPQQVQRQLRKEAEPRRQVQPQPPRHMQPLLQKQAQTQTYPQVQTEAQPRLQPPEQPPKQPVGQLPVQPPEPAQGRPQTQPQASVPALEKAPVLVRSAALETLPDTVEARAGPEEAPPEPGGAQVSMEESQEELTGGLDVAECEKRAREMLGVWGAGGSLKVTILQSSDSRAFSTVPLTPGPRAGASTSATPTAASTPSKQALQFFCYICKAGCSSQQEFQEHMSGAQHQQRLGEIQHMSQAYLLSLLPVPRDVLEREDEEPPPRRWCNTCQLYYMGDLIQHRRTQGHKLAKQSLRPFCTICNRYFKTPRKFVEHMKSQGHKDKAKELKTLEKDVASQDEDLFITVDAVGCFEGDEEEEEDDEEEEEIEVEEEFRKQMRSRDISIDEWKGSETYSPNTAYGVDFLVPVMGYVCRVCHKFYHSSSGAQLSHCKSLAHFENLQKYKKAKKPSPTTRPVSRRCAINARNALTALFTSGGRAPSQPSTQDTAKNPSKVTPTPPRPPLPRRSRRLRT from the exons ATGTTcaaccagcagcagcagttccagcagctccagcagcagcagcttcaacaGCAGCAGTTGCTGCAGCTTCAGCAGCTGCTCCAGCAGTCCCCACCGCAGGCCCCACTGCCCATGACCGTCAGCAG GGGGCTCccccagcagcagccacagcagcagctcCTGACTCTCCAGGGGaccagccccacctccctcctcaatGGCTCTGTGCTGCAGAGAGCTTTGCTTCTGCAGCAGTTACAAG GACTGGACCAGTTTGCAATGCCACCAGCCACGTATGACAGTGCCAGTTTCACCATGCCCACGGCAACACTGG GTAACCTCCGTGGCTACAGCGTGGCCACCCCCAACCTGACACCCCCCAGCCTCACACCCCCACAGCTGGCCACCCCAAATCTCCAGCAGTTCTTTCCTCAGGCCACTCGGCAGTCCCTGCTGGGCCCTCCTCCCGTCGGGGTCCCCATCAACCCCTCCCAGCTCAACCTTTCAGGGCGGACCCCCCAGAAACAGGCCCGGACCTCCTCCTCTACGACCCCCAATCGCAAG GATTCTTCTTCTCAGACGATGCCTGTGGAAGACAAGTCAGACCCCCCAGAGGGGTCTGAAGAAGCTGCAGAGATCAGGACAGGCACACCAGAag TCTCTCACCTGCCCTCCATCCCAGACCAAGAACCTCCCCAGTGCCCAGATGACATCACTAAGGAGAAACACACTCCAGCACTTGAGCCTGAGTCTTGTgaagcctctgagccaccagctaaaAAGTCAAAGAG CTCAGAGGAGCCCACAGAGAAGGGGCCCCCAGGGCAGCTGCAGGCAGAGGTCCAGCTGCAGACCCGGATGATGGCACCCAAGCAGACACAGACACCCGAGCTACTGCCTGAGCCCCTGGAAGCCCAAGTGCAGCCACAATTTCAGCCCCGGGTCCTGCAGATCACAGCCGAGGTGCAGCCACAGACCCAGCCGCAGACGCGCCCCGTAAATGCCCAGGTGCAGCCAAAGCTGCAGAAGCAGGCACAAACACAGACCTCTCCAGAGCACTTAGCACCGCAGCAGGTGCAGCGACAGCTGCGGAAGGAGGCAGAGCCACGGAGACAGGTGCAGCCCCAGCCCCCCAGGCACATGCAGCCACTGCTACAGAAGCAGGCACAGACGCAGACGTACCCACAGGTCCAGACGGAAGCACAGCCGAGGCTCCAGCCGCCGGAGCAGCCACCCAAGCAACCTGTGGGTCAGCTACCGGTGCAGCCACCAGAACCGGCCCAGGGACGGCCTCAGACTCAGCCACAGGCATCGGTGCCAGCGTTGGAGAAAGCCCCAGTTCTGGTTCGCTCTGCAGCGCTGGAAACATTGCCTGATACAGTAGAAGCTAGAGCAG GCCCAGAGGAGGCCCCGCCAGAGCCCGGGGGTGCCCAGGTCAGCATGGAGGAGAGCCAGGAGGAGCTGACCGGTGGCCTGGATGTGGCAGAATGtgaaaaaagagcaagagagatgCTGGGG GTGTGGGGGGCCGGGGGCTCCCTGAAGGTCACCATCCTGCAGAGCAGCGACAGCCGGGCCTTTAGCACCGTGCCCCTCACACCCGGGCCCCGGGCCGGCGCCTCTACTTCTGCCACCCCTACGGCGGCCAGCACGCCCTCTAAGCAGGCCCTTCAGTTCTTCTGCTACATCTGCAAGGCCGGCTGCAGCAGCCAGCAG GAATTCCAGGAGCACATGTCGGGAGCCCAGCACCAGCAGCGGCTCGGTGAGATCCAGCACATGAGCCAAGCCTACCTGCTGTCCCTGCTGCCTGTGCCCCGGGACGTCCTGGAGAGAGAGGACGA AGAGCCGCCACCCAGGCGCTGGTGCAACACCTGCCAGCTCTACTACATGGGGGACCTGATCCAGCACCGCAGGACGCAGGGCCACAAG CTCGCCAAACAATCCCTGCGACCTTTCTGCACCATTTGCAACCGCTACTTCAAGACCCCCCGCAAGTTTGTGGAGCACATGAAGTCCCAGGGCCATAAAGACAAAGCCAAGGAG CTGAAGACACTGGAGAAGGATGTAGCCAGCCAAGACGAGGACCTCTTCATCACAGTGGACGCTGTGGGCTGCTTTGAAGGCgatgaagaagaggaggaggatgacgaggaggaagaagagatcgAGGTTGAGGAGGAATTCCGCAAGCAG ATGAGATCCAGAGACATATCCATAGACGAGTGGAAAGGCTCAGAGACCTACAGCCCCAACACCGCATACG GGGTGGACTTCCTGGTGCCCGTGATGGGCTATGTCTGCCGCGTCTGCCACAAGTTCTACCACAGCAGCTCTGGGGCGCAGCTCTCCCACTGCAAGTCCTTGGCCCACTTCGAGAACCTGCAG AAATACAAGAAGGCCAAGAAACCCAGCCCCACCACCAGGCCCGTGAGCCGCCGGTGTGCCATCAACGCCCGGAACGCCCTGACGGCTCTGTTCACCTCCGGCGGCCGTGCACCCAGCCAGCCCAGCACCCAGGACACAGCCAAAAACCCCAGCAAGGTGACGCCCACACCCCCTCGGCCCCCACTGCCCCGGCGCTCCAGACGCCTCAGAACCTGA
- the CIZ1 gene encoding cip1-interacting zinc finger protein isoform X2, protein MFNQQQQFQQLQQQQLQQQQLLQLQQLLQQSPPQAPLPMTVSRGLPQQQPQQQLLTLQGTSPTSLLNGSVLQRALLLQQLQGLDQFAMPPATYDSASFTMPTATLGNLRGYSVATPNLTPPSLTPPQLATPNLQQFFPQATRQSLLGPPPVGVPINPSQLNLSGRTPQKQARTSSSTTPNRKDSSSQTMPVEDKSDPPEGSEEAAEIRTGTPEDQEPPQCPDDITKEKHTPALEPESCEASEPPAKKSKSSEEPTEKGPPGQLQAEVQLQTRMMAPKQTQTPELLPEPLEAQVQPQFQPRVLQITAEVQPQTQPQTRPVNAQVQPKLQKQAQTQTSPEHLAPQQVQRQLRKEAEPRRQVQPQPPRHMQPLLQKQAQTQTYPQVQTEAQPRLQPPEQPPKQPVGQLPVQPPEPAQGRPQTQPQASVPALEKAPVLVRSAALETLPDTVEARAGPEEAPPEPGGAQVSMEESQEELTGGLDVAECEKRAREMLGVWGAGGSLKVTILQSSDSRAFSTVPLTPGPRAGASTSATPTAASTPSKQALQFFCYICKAGCSSQQEFQEHMSGAQHQQRLGEIQHMSQAYLLSLLPVPRDVLEREDEEPPPRRWCNTCQLYYMGDLIQHRRTQGHKLAKQSLRPFCTICNRYFKTPRKFVEHMKSQGHKDKAKELKTLEKDVASQDEDLFITVDAVGCFEGDEEEEEDDEEEEEIEVEEEFRKQMRSRDISIDEWKGSETYSPNTAYGVDFLVPVMGYVCRVCHKFYHSSSGAQLSHCKSLAHFENLQKYKKAKKPSPTTRPVSRRCAINARNALTALFTSGGRAPSQPSTQDTAKNPSKVTPTPPRPPLPRRSRRLRT, encoded by the exons ATGTTcaaccagcagcagcagttccagcagctccagcagcagcagcttcaacaGCAGCAGTTGCTGCAGCTTCAGCAGCTGCTCCAGCAGTCCCCACCGCAGGCCCCACTGCCCATGACCGTCAGCAG GGGGCTCccccagcagcagccacagcagcagctcCTGACTCTCCAGGGGaccagccccacctccctcctcaatGGCTCTGTGCTGCAGAGAGCTTTGCTTCTGCAGCAGTTACAAG GACTGGACCAGTTTGCAATGCCACCAGCCACGTATGACAGTGCCAGTTTCACCATGCCCACGGCAACACTGG GTAACCTCCGTGGCTACAGCGTGGCCACCCCCAACCTGACACCCCCCAGCCTCACACCCCCACAGCTGGCCACCCCAAATCTCCAGCAGTTCTTTCCTCAGGCCACTCGGCAGTCCCTGCTGGGCCCTCCTCCCGTCGGGGTCCCCATCAACCCCTCCCAGCTCAACCTTTCAGGGCGGACCCCCCAGAAACAGGCCCGGACCTCCTCCTCTACGACCCCCAATCGCAAG GATTCTTCTTCTCAGACGATGCCTGTGGAAGACAAGTCAGACCCCCCAGAGGGGTCTGAAGAAGCTGCAGAGATCAGGACAGGCACACCAGAag ACCAAGAACCTCCCCAGTGCCCAGATGACATCACTAAGGAGAAACACACTCCAGCACTTGAGCCTGAGTCTTGTgaagcctctgagccaccagctaaaAAGTCAAAGAG CTCAGAGGAGCCCACAGAGAAGGGGCCCCCAGGGCAGCTGCAGGCAGAGGTCCAGCTGCAGACCCGGATGATGGCACCCAAGCAGACACAGACACCCGAGCTACTGCCTGAGCCCCTGGAAGCCCAAGTGCAGCCACAATTTCAGCCCCGGGTCCTGCAGATCACAGCCGAGGTGCAGCCACAGACCCAGCCGCAGACGCGCCCCGTAAATGCCCAGGTGCAGCCAAAGCTGCAGAAGCAGGCACAAACACAGACCTCTCCAGAGCACTTAGCACCGCAGCAGGTGCAGCGACAGCTGCGGAAGGAGGCAGAGCCACGGAGACAGGTGCAGCCCCAGCCCCCCAGGCACATGCAGCCACTGCTACAGAAGCAGGCACAGACGCAGACGTACCCACAGGTCCAGACGGAAGCACAGCCGAGGCTCCAGCCGCCGGAGCAGCCACCCAAGCAACCTGTGGGTCAGCTACCGGTGCAGCCACCAGAACCGGCCCAGGGACGGCCTCAGACTCAGCCACAGGCATCGGTGCCAGCGTTGGAGAAAGCCCCAGTTCTGGTTCGCTCTGCAGCGCTGGAAACATTGCCTGATACAGTAGAAGCTAGAGCAG GCCCAGAGGAGGCCCCGCCAGAGCCCGGGGGTGCCCAGGTCAGCATGGAGGAGAGCCAGGAGGAGCTGACCGGTGGCCTGGATGTGGCAGAATGtgaaaaaagagcaagagagatgCTGGGG GTGTGGGGGGCCGGGGGCTCCCTGAAGGTCACCATCCTGCAGAGCAGCGACAGCCGGGCCTTTAGCACCGTGCCCCTCACACCCGGGCCCCGGGCCGGCGCCTCTACTTCTGCCACCCCTACGGCGGCCAGCACGCCCTCTAAGCAGGCCCTTCAGTTCTTCTGCTACATCTGCAAGGCCGGCTGCAGCAGCCAGCAG GAATTCCAGGAGCACATGTCGGGAGCCCAGCACCAGCAGCGGCTCGGTGAGATCCAGCACATGAGCCAAGCCTACCTGCTGTCCCTGCTGCCTGTGCCCCGGGACGTCCTGGAGAGAGAGGACGA AGAGCCGCCACCCAGGCGCTGGTGCAACACCTGCCAGCTCTACTACATGGGGGACCTGATCCAGCACCGCAGGACGCAGGGCCACAAG CTCGCCAAACAATCCCTGCGACCTTTCTGCACCATTTGCAACCGCTACTTCAAGACCCCCCGCAAGTTTGTGGAGCACATGAAGTCCCAGGGCCATAAAGACAAAGCCAAGGAG CTGAAGACACTGGAGAAGGATGTAGCCAGCCAAGACGAGGACCTCTTCATCACAGTGGACGCTGTGGGCTGCTTTGAAGGCgatgaagaagaggaggaggatgacgaggaggaagaagagatcgAGGTTGAGGAGGAATTCCGCAAGCAG ATGAGATCCAGAGACATATCCATAGACGAGTGGAAAGGCTCAGAGACCTACAGCCCCAACACCGCATACG GGGTGGACTTCCTGGTGCCCGTGATGGGCTATGTCTGCCGCGTCTGCCACAAGTTCTACCACAGCAGCTCTGGGGCGCAGCTCTCCCACTGCAAGTCCTTGGCCCACTTCGAGAACCTGCAG AAATACAAGAAGGCCAAGAAACCCAGCCCCACCACCAGGCCCGTGAGCCGCCGGTGTGCCATCAACGCCCGGAACGCCCTGACGGCTCTGTTCACCTCCGGCGGCCGTGCACCCAGCCAGCCCAGCACCCAGGACACAGCCAAAAACCCCAGCAAGGTGACGCCCACACCCCCTCGGCCCCCACTGCCCCGGCGCTCCAGACGCCTCAGAACCTGA
- the CIZ1 gene encoding cip1-interacting zinc finger protein isoform X4, which translates to MFNQQQQFQQLQQQQLQQQQLLQLQQLLQQSPPQAPLPMTVSRGLPQQQPQQQLLTLQGTSPTSLLNGSVLQRALLLQQLQGLDQFAMPPATYDSASFTMPTATLGNLRGYSVATPNLTPPSLTPPQLATPNLQQFFPQATRQSLLGPPPVGVPINPSQLNLSGRTPQKQARTSSSTTPNRKTMPVEDKSDPPEGSEEAAEIRTGTPEDQEPPQCPDDITKEKHTPALEPESCEASEPPAKKSKSSEEPTEKGPPGQLQAEVQLQTRMMAPKQTQTPELLPEPLEAQVQPQFQPRVLQITAEVQPQTQPQTRPVNAQVQPKLQKQAQTQTSPEHLAPQQVQRQLRKEAEPRRQTYPQVQTEAQPRLQPPEQPPKQPVGQLPVQPPEPAQGRPQTQPQASVPALEKAPVLVRSAALETLPDTVEARAGPEEAPPEPGGAQVSMEESQEELTGGLDVAECEKRAREMLGVWGAGGSLKVTILQSSDSRAFSTVPLTPGPRAGASTSATPTAASTPSKQALQFFCYICKAGCSSQQEFQEHMSGAQHQQRLGEIQHMSQAYLLSLLPVPRDVLEREDEEPPPRRWCNTCQLYYMGDLIQHRRTQGHKLAKQSLRPFCTICNRYFKTPRKFVEHMKSQGHKDKAKELKTLEKDVASQDEDLFITVDAVGCFEGDEEEEEDDEEEEEIEVEEEFRKQMRSRDISIDEWKGSETYSPNTAYGVDFLVPVMGYVCRVCHKFYHSSSGAQLSHCKSLAHFENLQKYKKAKKPSPTTRPVSRRCAINARNALTALFTSGGRAPSQPSTQDTAKNPSKVTPTPPRPPLPRRSRRLRT; encoded by the exons ATGTTcaaccagcagcagcagttccagcagctccagcagcagcagcttcaacaGCAGCAGTTGCTGCAGCTTCAGCAGCTGCTCCAGCAGTCCCCACCGCAGGCCCCACTGCCCATGACCGTCAGCAG GGGGCTCccccagcagcagccacagcagcagctcCTGACTCTCCAGGGGaccagccccacctccctcctcaatGGCTCTGTGCTGCAGAGAGCTTTGCTTCTGCAGCAGTTACAAG GACTGGACCAGTTTGCAATGCCACCAGCCACGTATGACAGTGCCAGTTTCACCATGCCCACGGCAACACTGG GTAACCTCCGTGGCTACAGCGTGGCCACCCCCAACCTGACACCCCCCAGCCTCACACCCCCACAGCTGGCCACCCCAAATCTCCAGCAGTTCTTTCCTCAGGCCACTCGGCAGTCCCTGCTGGGCCCTCCTCCCGTCGGGGTCCCCATCAACCCCTCCCAGCTCAACCTTTCAGGGCGGACCCCCCAGAAACAGGCCCGGACCTCCTCCTCTACGACCCCCAATCGCAAG ACGATGCCTGTGGAAGACAAGTCAGACCCCCCAGAGGGGTCTGAAGAAGCTGCAGAGATCAGGACAGGCACACCAGAag ACCAAGAACCTCCCCAGTGCCCAGATGACATCACTAAGGAGAAACACACTCCAGCACTTGAGCCTGAGTCTTGTgaagcctctgagccaccagctaaaAAGTCAAAGAG CTCAGAGGAGCCCACAGAGAAGGGGCCCCCAGGGCAGCTGCAGGCAGAGGTCCAGCTGCAGACCCGGATGATGGCACCCAAGCAGACACAGACACCCGAGCTACTGCCTGAGCCCCTGGAAGCCCAAGTGCAGCCACAATTTCAGCCCCGGGTCCTGCAGATCACAGCCGAGGTGCAGCCACAGACCCAGCCGCAGACGCGCCCCGTAAATGCCCAGGTGCAGCCAAAGCTGCAGAAGCAGGCACAAACACAGACCTCTCCAGAGCACTTAGCACCGCAGCAGGTGCAGCGACAGCTGCGGAAGGAGGCAGAGCCACGGAGACAG ACGTACCCACAGGTCCAGACGGAAGCACAGCCGAGGCTCCAGCCGCCGGAGCAGCCACCCAAGCAACCTGTGGGTCAGCTACCGGTGCAGCCACCAGAACCGGCCCAGGGACGGCCTCAGACTCAGCCACAGGCATCGGTGCCAGCGTTGGAGAAAGCCCCAGTTCTGGTTCGCTCTGCAGCGCTGGAAACATTGCCTGATACAGTAGAAGCTAGAGCAG GCCCAGAGGAGGCCCCGCCAGAGCCCGGGGGTGCCCAGGTCAGCATGGAGGAGAGCCAGGAGGAGCTGACCGGTGGCCTGGATGTGGCAGAATGtgaaaaaagagcaagagagatgCTGGGG GTGTGGGGGGCCGGGGGCTCCCTGAAGGTCACCATCCTGCAGAGCAGCGACAGCCGGGCCTTTAGCACCGTGCCCCTCACACCCGGGCCCCGGGCCGGCGCCTCTACTTCTGCCACCCCTACGGCGGCCAGCACGCCCTCTAAGCAGGCCCTTCAGTTCTTCTGCTACATCTGCAAGGCCGGCTGCAGCAGCCAGCAG GAATTCCAGGAGCACATGTCGGGAGCCCAGCACCAGCAGCGGCTCGGTGAGATCCAGCACATGAGCCAAGCCTACCTGCTGTCCCTGCTGCCTGTGCCCCGGGACGTCCTGGAGAGAGAGGACGA AGAGCCGCCACCCAGGCGCTGGTGCAACACCTGCCAGCTCTACTACATGGGGGACCTGATCCAGCACCGCAGGACGCAGGGCCACAAG CTCGCCAAACAATCCCTGCGACCTTTCTGCACCATTTGCAACCGCTACTTCAAGACCCCCCGCAAGTTTGTGGAGCACATGAAGTCCCAGGGCCATAAAGACAAAGCCAAGGAG CTGAAGACACTGGAGAAGGATGTAGCCAGCCAAGACGAGGACCTCTTCATCACAGTGGACGCTGTGGGCTGCTTTGAAGGCgatgaagaagaggaggaggatgacgaggaggaagaagagatcgAGGTTGAGGAGGAATTCCGCAAGCAG ATGAGATCCAGAGACATATCCATAGACGAGTGGAAAGGCTCAGAGACCTACAGCCCCAACACCGCATACG GGGTGGACTTCCTGGTGCCCGTGATGGGCTATGTCTGCCGCGTCTGCCACAAGTTCTACCACAGCAGCTCTGGGGCGCAGCTCTCCCACTGCAAGTCCTTGGCCCACTTCGAGAACCTGCAG AAATACAAGAAGGCCAAGAAACCCAGCCCCACCACCAGGCCCGTGAGCCGCCGGTGTGCCATCAACGCCCGGAACGCCCTGACGGCTCTGTTCACCTCCGGCGGCCGTGCACCCAGCCAGCCCAGCACCCAGGACACAGCCAAAAACCCCAGCAAGGTGACGCCCACACCCCCTCGGCCCCCACTGCCCCGGCGCTCCAGACGCCTCAGAACCTGA
- the BBLN gene encoding bublin coiled-coil protein, translating to MSGPNGDLGTPVEAGAEGEEDGFGEAEYAAINSMLDQINSCLDHLEEKNDHLHARLQELLESNRQTRLEFQQQLGETPSDASP from the exons ATGTCGGGCCCCAACGGGGACCTGGGCACGCCGGTGGAGGCGGGCGCGGAAGGCGAGGAAGACGGCTTCGGGGAAGCAG AATACGCCGCTATCAACTCCATGTTGGACCAGATCAACTCCTGTCTGGAccacctggaggagaagaatGACCACctccatgcccgcctccaggaaCTGCTTGAATCCAACCGGCAGACGCGCCTTGAGTTCCAGCAGCAGCTTGGGGAGACCCCCAGCGATGCCAGCCCCTAG
- the CIZ1 gene encoding cip1-interacting zinc finger protein isoform X3 encodes MFNQQQQFQQLQQQQLQQQQLLQLQQLLQQSPPQAPLPMTVSRGLPQQQPQQQLLTLQGTSPTSLLNGSVLQRALLLQQLQGLDQFAMPPATYDSASFTMPTATLGNLRGYSVATPNLTPPSLTPPQLATPNLQQFFPQATRQSLLGPPPVGVPINPSQLNLSGRTPQKQARTSSSTTPNRKDSSSQTMPVEDKSDPPEGSEEAAEIRTGTPEVSHLPSIPDQEPPQCPDDITKEKHTPALEPESCEASEPPAKKSKSSEEPTEKGPPGQLQAEVQLQTRMMAPKQTQTPELLPEPLEAQVQPQFQPRVLQITAEVQPQTQPQTRPVNAQVQPKLQKQAQTQTSPEHLAPQQVQRQLRKEAEPRRQVQTEAQPRLQPPEQPPKQPVGQLPVQPPEPAQGRPQTQPQASVPALEKAPVLVRSAALETLPDTVEARAGPEEAPPEPGGAQVSMEESQEELTGGLDVAECEKRAREMLGVWGAGGSLKVTILQSSDSRAFSTVPLTPGPRAGASTSATPTAASTPSKQALQFFCYICKAGCSSQQEFQEHMSGAQHQQRLGEIQHMSQAYLLSLLPVPRDVLEREDEEPPPRRWCNTCQLYYMGDLIQHRRTQGHKLAKQSLRPFCTICNRYFKTPRKFVEHMKSQGHKDKAKELKTLEKDVASQDEDLFITVDAVGCFEGDEEEEEDDEEEEEIEVEEEFRKQMRSRDISIDEWKGSETYSPNTAYGVDFLVPVMGYVCRVCHKFYHSSSGAQLSHCKSLAHFENLQKYKKAKKPSPTTRPVSRRCAINARNALTALFTSGGRAPSQPSTQDTAKNPSKVTPTPPRPPLPRRSRRLRT; translated from the exons ATGTTcaaccagcagcagcagttccagcagctccagcagcagcagcttcaacaGCAGCAGTTGCTGCAGCTTCAGCAGCTGCTCCAGCAGTCCCCACCGCAGGCCCCACTGCCCATGACCGTCAGCAG GGGGCTCccccagcagcagccacagcagcagctcCTGACTCTCCAGGGGaccagccccacctccctcctcaatGGCTCTGTGCTGCAGAGAGCTTTGCTTCTGCAGCAGTTACAAG GACTGGACCAGTTTGCAATGCCACCAGCCACGTATGACAGTGCCAGTTTCACCATGCCCACGGCAACACTGG GTAACCTCCGTGGCTACAGCGTGGCCACCCCCAACCTGACACCCCCCAGCCTCACACCCCCACAGCTGGCCACCCCAAATCTCCAGCAGTTCTTTCCTCAGGCCACTCGGCAGTCCCTGCTGGGCCCTCCTCCCGTCGGGGTCCCCATCAACCCCTCCCAGCTCAACCTTTCAGGGCGGACCCCCCAGAAACAGGCCCGGACCTCCTCCTCTACGACCCCCAATCGCAAG GATTCTTCTTCTCAGACGATGCCTGTGGAAGACAAGTCAGACCCCCCAGAGGGGTCTGAAGAAGCTGCAGAGATCAGGACAGGCACACCAGAag TCTCTCACCTGCCCTCCATCCCAGACCAAGAACCTCCCCAGTGCCCAGATGACATCACTAAGGAGAAACACACTCCAGCACTTGAGCCTGAGTCTTGTgaagcctctgagccaccagctaaaAAGTCAAAGAG CTCAGAGGAGCCCACAGAGAAGGGGCCCCCAGGGCAGCTGCAGGCAGAGGTCCAGCTGCAGACCCGGATGATGGCACCCAAGCAGACACAGACACCCGAGCTACTGCCTGAGCCCCTGGAAGCCCAAGTGCAGCCACAATTTCAGCCCCGGGTCCTGCAGATCACAGCCGAGGTGCAGCCACAGACCCAGCCGCAGACGCGCCCCGTAAATGCCCAGGTGCAGCCAAAGCTGCAGAAGCAGGCACAAACACAGACCTCTCCAGAGCACTTAGCACCGCAGCAGGTGCAGCGACAGCTGCGGAAGGAGGCAGAGCCACGGAGACAG GTCCAGACGGAAGCACAGCCGAGGCTCCAGCCGCCGGAGCAGCCACCCAAGCAACCTGTGGGTCAGCTACCGGTGCAGCCACCAGAACCGGCCCAGGGACGGCCTCAGACTCAGCCACAGGCATCGGTGCCAGCGTTGGAGAAAGCCCCAGTTCTGGTTCGCTCTGCAGCGCTGGAAACATTGCCTGATACAGTAGAAGCTAGAGCAG GCCCAGAGGAGGCCCCGCCAGAGCCCGGGGGTGCCCAGGTCAGCATGGAGGAGAGCCAGGAGGAGCTGACCGGTGGCCTGGATGTGGCAGAATGtgaaaaaagagcaagagagatgCTGGGG GTGTGGGGGGCCGGGGGCTCCCTGAAGGTCACCATCCTGCAGAGCAGCGACAGCCGGGCCTTTAGCACCGTGCCCCTCACACCCGGGCCCCGGGCCGGCGCCTCTACTTCTGCCACCCCTACGGCGGCCAGCACGCCCTCTAAGCAGGCCCTTCAGTTCTTCTGCTACATCTGCAAGGCCGGCTGCAGCAGCCAGCAG GAATTCCAGGAGCACATGTCGGGAGCCCAGCACCAGCAGCGGCTCGGTGAGATCCAGCACATGAGCCAAGCCTACCTGCTGTCCCTGCTGCCTGTGCCCCGGGACGTCCTGGAGAGAGAGGACGA AGAGCCGCCACCCAGGCGCTGGTGCAACACCTGCCAGCTCTACTACATGGGGGACCTGATCCAGCACCGCAGGACGCAGGGCCACAAG CTCGCCAAACAATCCCTGCGACCTTTCTGCACCATTTGCAACCGCTACTTCAAGACCCCCCGCAAGTTTGTGGAGCACATGAAGTCCCAGGGCCATAAAGACAAAGCCAAGGAG CTGAAGACACTGGAGAAGGATGTAGCCAGCCAAGACGAGGACCTCTTCATCACAGTGGACGCTGTGGGCTGCTTTGAAGGCgatgaagaagaggaggaggatgacgaggaggaagaagagatcgAGGTTGAGGAGGAATTCCGCAAGCAG ATGAGATCCAGAGACATATCCATAGACGAGTGGAAAGGCTCAGAGACCTACAGCCCCAACACCGCATACG GGGTGGACTTCCTGGTGCCCGTGATGGGCTATGTCTGCCGCGTCTGCCACAAGTTCTACCACAGCAGCTCTGGGGCGCAGCTCTCCCACTGCAAGTCCTTGGCCCACTTCGAGAACCTGCAG AAATACAAGAAGGCCAAGAAACCCAGCCCCACCACCAGGCCCGTGAGCCGCCGGTGTGCCATCAACGCCCGGAACGCCCTGACGGCTCTGTTCACCTCCGGCGGCCGTGCACCCAGCCAGCCCAGCACCCAGGACACAGCCAAAAACCCCAGCAAGGTGACGCCCACACCCCCTCGGCCCCCACTGCCCCGGCGCTCCAGACGCCTCAGAACCTGA